From Xenopus laevis strain J_2021 chromosome 7L, Xenopus_laevis_v10.1, whole genome shotgun sequence, one genomic window encodes:
- the XB5721641.L gene encoding uncharacterized protein LOC100036865: MQAEFQYGFFTVMYSLVFILGLPGNAFALYYLSQRKQRSRSTNVFFLNLSLVDTVFICLLPIRIYYHNTGNNWVFGDIACRITGGLFYGNIYLSIGFFTCISLDRYLAVVHPLTYRGRKFRRYPLVLTILIWMICAAIVLPLILGGPLNNVLETKNRTSCFEEFSPRSWHNRLVPYNVCALIFGFLIPFTVIAIVFPLMARKICRIRKSIHRTVALRIIGFIIAVSLICFLPYNITHLFHFLMRLHFIEQCSASVIIYKLRRITLALVSLNSCINPLLYFIPSLSRTLKLPRSSRTKKVYTVSKEKTSKPNVLSISQPRSVLACRQETGNITLVAKAEWSAL; encoded by the coding sequence ATGCAAGCAGAATTTCAGTATGGATTCTTTACAGTTATGTACAGCCTAGTGTTCATCCTGGGCTTGCCTGGGAATGCTTTCGCTCTCTATTACTTGAGCCAACGTAAACAGCGTTCCAGGAGCACGAATGTCTTTTTCCTGAACCTGTCTCTAGTTGACACTGTATTCATATGCCTCTTGCCCATTCGCATTTACTACCACAATACTGGAAATAACTGGGTGTTTGGAGATATTGCTTGTCGCATTACAGGTGGCCTCTTTTATGGCAACATCTATCTGAGCATCGGATTTTTCACTTGTATAAGCTTGGATAGGTACCTTGCTGTTGTGCACCCACTCACGTACAGAGGACGGAAGTTCAGACGTTACCCCTTGGTATTGACAATCCTTATCTGGATGATATGTGCTGCTATTGTCTTGCCATTGATACTCGGGGGACCACTTAACAACGTCTTGGAAACAAAGAACCGGACATCTTGCTTTGAGGAGTTCTCCCCAAGGAGCTGGCATAATCGACTTGTTCCCTACAATGTATGTGCTTTGATCTTTGGCTTTTTAATCCCTTTCACAGTTATAGCAATTGTGTTTCCACTCATGGCTCGGAAGATTTGCAGAATAAGAAAAAGCATCCACCGGACAGTGGCCTTAAGGATTATTGGGTTTATCATTGCAGTTTCTCTCATTTGCTTTTTGCCTTATAATATCACCCACCTTTTTCACTTTCTCATGAGACTGCACTTTATAGAGCAATGCTCTGCAAGTGTTATCATCTACAAACTACGTCGCATTACATTGGCTCTGGTCAGTCTGAACAGCTGCATCAACCCACTTTTGTACTTCATACCTTCGTTAAGTCGAACATTAAAACTCCCAAGGTCAAGTCGCACCAAGAAGGTGTACACAGTTAGCAAAGAGAAAACATCAAAGCCAAACGTCCTATCTATCTCTCAACCACGTTCAGTGTTGGCCTGCCGACAGGAGACTGGAAACATCACTCTGGTAGCCAAGGCTGAATGGTCAGCActgtaa